The Prochlorothrix hollandica PCC 9006 = CALU 1027 genome includes a region encoding these proteins:
- the argH gene encoding argininosuccinate lyase, which yields MSTPTPAPQTWSQRFESALHPTIAEFNASIGFDIQLIEFDLTGSQAHAKMLAKTGIISAAEGEQLVQGLEQIRQEYRQGQFQPGIEFEDVHFAVERRLTDLVGDVGKKLHTARSRNDQVGTDTRLYLRHHLDEIRQHLREFQTVLLTLAENHVETLIPGYTHLQRAQPLSLAHHLLAYFAMAQRDWERLGDVRKRVNQCPLGSGALAGTTFPIDRHYTAELLEFEGVYGNSLDGVSDRDFAIEFLGAASLIMVHLSRLSEEIILWSSEEFRFVRLKDNCATGSSIMPQKKNPDVPELVRGKTGRVFGHLQALLVLMKGLPLAYNKDLQDDKEALFDTVKTVKGSLECMAILLREGLEFQTDRLNQAVTDDFSNATDVADYLATKGVPFREAYNLVGKVVRTCLAQNKLLKDLTLVEWQDLHPQFEADIYRAIEPRQVVSARNSYGGTGFDQVRSALDRAKASLQ from the coding sequence TTGAGTACGCCCACCCCCGCCCCCCAAACCTGGAGCCAGCGCTTTGAATCTGCGCTCCACCCCACCATCGCTGAGTTCAACGCCAGCATTGGTTTCGATATTCAACTGATTGAATTTGATCTCACCGGATCCCAGGCCCATGCCAAAATGTTGGCCAAAACGGGCATTATTTCCGCTGCCGAAGGGGAACAACTGGTGCAAGGTCTGGAGCAAATCCGCCAAGAATATCGCCAGGGCCAGTTTCAGCCCGGTATTGAGTTTGAAGATGTGCATTTTGCCGTGGAGCGGCGGTTGACGGATCTGGTGGGGGATGTGGGTAAGAAGCTGCACACTGCCCGCTCCCGCAATGACCAGGTGGGGACGGATACTCGCCTCTATCTGCGGCATCATCTGGATGAAATTCGCCAGCATCTGCGGGAATTCCAAACTGTGTTGCTGACTTTGGCGGAAAACCATGTGGAAACCCTGATTCCCGGCTATACCCACCTGCAACGGGCGCAACCCCTCAGCCTTGCCCACCATTTGCTGGCCTACTTCGCCATGGCCCAACGGGACTGGGAACGGTTGGGGGATGTGCGCAAACGGGTGAACCAGTGCCCCCTGGGGTCCGGTGCTTTGGCGGGAACCACGTTCCCCATCGATCGCCACTACACCGCCGAACTGCTGGAGTTTGAAGGGGTCTATGGCAATAGTCTGGATGGGGTCAGCGATCGGGACTTCGCCATTGAGTTTCTGGGGGCTGCTAGCCTGATTATGGTGCATCTCAGCCGCCTTTCCGAGGAAATCATTCTCTGGTCGTCGGAGGAGTTCCGCTTTGTGCGTCTGAAGGACAATTGCGCCACCGGTTCCAGCATTATGCCCCAGAAGAAAAACCCCGATGTGCCGGAGTTGGTGCGGGGTAAGACGGGGCGGGTGTTTGGCCACTTGCAAGCGCTGTTGGTGCTGATGAAGGGGTTGCCCCTGGCCTATAACAAAGATCTCCAGGATGACAAAGAAGCCCTGTTTGACACGGTGAAAACGGTGAAGGGCAGTCTGGAGTGTATGGCGATTTTGCTGCGGGAAGGGCTGGAGTTCCAGACCGATCGCCTCAACCAAGCGGTGACGGACGATTTCTCCAATGCAACGGATGTGGCGGACTATCTGGCCACGAAGGGGGTCCCCTTCCGGGAAGCCTATAACCTGGTGGGCAAGGTGGTGCGCACCTGTTTAGCCCAAAATAAACTGCTGAAGGATTTGACGTTGGTGGAATGGCAGGATCTCCATCCCCAGTTTGAGGCGGATATCTACCGGGCGATCGAACCCCGCCAGGTGGTGTCAGCCCGCAATAGCTACGGGGGCACGGGGTTTGATCAAGTACGATCGGCCCTCGATCGGGCTAAAGCCTCCCTGCAATAG
- a CDS encoding GAF domain-containing protein, producing MTHDLEPPLVPRTAATEIRVFQRILERLNDKIAHDQLVQTTVHDLRAALAVDRVVLYYFYKQWEGQVTFEALIDQRLSIFGSTGPDQCFNDEYAALYLAGRVRAIADIETEAMAPCHRDFLRQLQVRANLAVPIVTATGLWGLLIAHHCQGPRSWCDSDREQMEAGALTLAQAPALQD from the coding sequence ATGACCCACGACCTTGAGCCTCCCCTGGTGCCCCGCACCGCTGCCACGGAAATCAGAGTTTTCCAGCGGATCCTAGAGCGCCTCAACGATAAAATCGCCCATGATCAACTGGTGCAAACCACCGTCCATGATTTGCGGGCTGCTCTGGCGGTCGATCGGGTGGTGCTGTACTACTTCTATAAACAGTGGGAAGGACAGGTGACCTTTGAAGCCTTGATCGATCAACGGCTTTCCATTTTTGGATCCACCGGACCCGATCAATGTTTCAACGACGAGTATGCCGCCCTCTATTTGGCCGGTCGGGTGCGGGCGATCGCCGACATCGAAACCGAAGCTATGGCCCCCTGTCACCGGGACTTTTTGCGCCAACTCCAGGTGCGGGCCAACCTCGCTGTGCCCATTGTGACGGCTACAGGGTTGTGGGGCTTGCTGATTGCTCACCATTGCCAAGGTCCGCGATCGTGGTGCGACAGCGATCGAGAGCAGATGGAAGCGGGAGCCTTAACCCTGGCCCAGGCTCCCGCCCTCCAAGACTAG
- a CDS encoding glutathione S-transferase family protein — MLELYQFELSHYSEKVRFVLDYKELPYRKIEVLPGLGQLDLYRISGQRQVPVLKDGGTIIADSTAIIQHLEQEYSTRPVIPTDSPQQGLCLLMEEWADASIGLNARKVLLGSLGQNAALRQGLLPPDTPEVLRSLTDSMAEFLSPDRWGWLGSGVGFSAGDIDHAHRDLRQNLEALCLILKEQPFLVADTPTLADFAVASLMMYVKFPNHPAVKIPEALKGQGVQGLADDPHFAAFFTWRDRLYTNYRRSD, encoded by the coding sequence ATGTTGGAGCTATATCAATTTGAGTTATCCCATTACAGCGAGAAAGTCCGCTTTGTCCTGGACTACAAAGAACTGCCCTATCGCAAAATTGAGGTGCTTCCTGGCCTGGGGCAACTGGATCTTTACCGCATTTCTGGACAACGCCAAGTCCCCGTCCTCAAGGATGGGGGCACCATTATTGCCGACTCCACCGCCATTATTCAGCACCTGGAGCAGGAATATTCAACGCGCCCAGTGATCCCCACCGACTCCCCCCAGCAGGGTCTCTGTTTATTGATGGAAGAATGGGCCGATGCCTCCATTGGTCTCAATGCCCGTAAGGTGTTGCTGGGATCCCTGGGGCAAAATGCTGCCCTGCGCCAGGGGTTGCTGCCCCCCGATACGCCGGAGGTGCTGCGATCGCTGACGGACTCCATGGCCGAATTCCTGTCCCCCGATCGCTGGGGCTGGCTGGGATCCGGCGTTGGCTTCAGTGCGGGGGATATCGATCATGCCCACCGGGATCTGCGGCAAAATCTAGAAGCCCTCTGTCTGATTCTCAAGGAACAGCCCTTTTTGGTGGCAGATACCCCCACCCTCGCCGACTTTGCCGTGGCCAGCCTGATGATGTATGTAAAATTCCCGAATCATCCTGCTGTAAAAATCCCGGAAGCCTTGAAGGGCCAGGGAGTCCAGGGGCTGGCCGACGATCCCCACTTTGCCGCCTTTTTCACCTGGCGCGATCGCCTTTATACCAATTACCGCCGATCGGACTAA
- a CDS encoding tryptophan-rich sensory protein codes for MVPAWIGIAIVATAVAIALNRLPQQDSQWFFRLRRPPWLTFEGAIPFIWIFILICGIISASFTWADTAHWIWRWCLMAGYLGLEVAVMAYTPVMCKLRSLTWGTLIGGGGFLWGCILASQVVGQSPRAVLLLLPYLLWSPVGTFVTWQMIPLNPGKA; via the coding sequence ATGGTGCCAGCTTGGATTGGGATCGCGATCGTGGCCACAGCGGTGGCGATCGCCCTGAATCGTTTGCCCCAGCAGGATAGCCAATGGTTTTTTCGCCTGCGCCGTCCCCCCTGGCTCACCTTTGAAGGGGCTATTCCCTTTATTTGGATTTTTATCTTGATCTGCGGCATCATCTCCGCCAGCTTCACCTGGGCAGATACGGCGCATTGGATTTGGCGCTGGTGCTTGATGGCGGGCTATTTAGGGCTGGAAGTGGCCGTTATGGCCTATACCCCTGTCATGTGTAAGTTGCGCAGCCTAACCTGGGGCACCCTGATCGGCGGGGGGGGCTTCCTCTGGGGGTGCATCCTGGCCAGCCAAGTGGTGGGCCAATCCCCCAGGGCGGTGTTGCTGCTGTTGCCCTACCTGCTCTGGAGTCCTGTGGGCACCTTTGTCACCTGGCAAATGATTCCTTTGAATCCCGGCAAAGCCTAA
- a CDS encoding DedA family protein, producing MTIALLSLDFFSLEQLEALAQRYGYWTVFLGLLLENAGVPLPGESLTLVGGFLAGSGDLRLSGVVVSALGGSILGDNLGYWLGRWGGWQLVQWAGRMFRIPEDRLEQGREQFARNAIKAVLLGRFVTFLRIFAGPLAGIAAMPYGRFLVCNAVGALLWVSTIVGLAYGAGQLVPLAVLVQWVGQFGLLVLGLVAVWAGSVVWLRRSLPLMVEPIHGGEPTSPVPAPEPSETASSATASSATASSATASASSEPATGTGTIVASESAVAPEATALGSSAEGSDPGAPDVTTPAVTTPDVTTPDVTTPEVTAPEAIAPEVTTPEVTTPEAMTLPETAPPVQADQQSEPESDLETV from the coding sequence GTGACCATTGCCCTTTTATCCCTAGACTTTTTTTCCCTGGAGCAACTGGAAGCCCTGGCCCAGCGCTATGGTTACTGGACGGTCTTTTTGGGATTGCTGTTGGAAAACGCTGGCGTACCGTTGCCGGGGGAAAGCCTCACCTTGGTGGGGGGATTTTTGGCGGGTAGTGGCGATTTGCGGCTCAGCGGAGTGGTGGTCAGTGCCCTAGGGGGATCGATTTTGGGGGATAACCTGGGCTATTGGCTGGGGCGCTGGGGGGGCTGGCAGTTGGTGCAGTGGGCGGGGCGGATGTTCCGGATCCCGGAAGACCGCCTGGAACAGGGGCGAGAACAGTTTGCCCGCAATGCCATCAAGGCGGTACTGTTGGGGCGCTTTGTGACCTTTCTGCGCATTTTTGCTGGTCCTTTGGCGGGGATTGCGGCCATGCCCTATGGTCGGTTTTTGGTGTGCAATGCGGTGGGGGCGTTGCTGTGGGTTTCGACGATCGTGGGGCTAGCCTATGGGGCGGGGCAGTTGGTGCCCTTGGCGGTGTTGGTGCAGTGGGTGGGACAGTTTGGGCTGTTGGTGTTGGGGTTGGTGGCGGTGTGGGCGGGTTCGGTGGTGTGGTTGCGGCGATCGCTGCCGTTAATGGTGGAACCGATTCACGGGGGAGAACCAACTTCCCCGGTTCCCGCTCCTGAACCCTCAGAGACGGCCTCTTCAGCAACGGCTTCTTCAGCAACGGCTTCTTCAGCAACGGCCTCTGCATCGTCAGAGCCTGCAACCGGGACGGGGACGATCGTGGCCTCTGAATCCGCCGTAGCACCAGAGGCGACTGCCCTCGGAAGCTCTGCTGAAGGGTCTGACCCTGGGGCACCCGACGTTACGACACCCGCAGTTACGACACCCGACGTTACAACACCTGACGTTACGACACCCGAAGTTACGGCACCTGAAGCTATAGCACCTGAAGTCACGACACCTGAAGTCACGACACCTGAAGCTATGACGCTACCAGAGACTGCTCCACCGGTCCAGGCTGATCAACAGTCTGAACCTGAGTCTGATCTGGAAACCGTATAG
- a CDS encoding thioredoxin, which yields MHFTLEPSTSGRVLSPVPTLLGIHSRGNHGGIAPTKIGESAQVK from the coding sequence ATCCATTTCACCTTGGAACCATCGACCTCAGGTAGGGTTCTCTCCCCCGTGCCGACCCTCTTGGGGATCCACAGCCGGGGCAACCACGGGGGGATTGCCCCTACAAAAATTGGGGAATCTGCCCAGGTGAAATAG
- a CDS encoding TrkH family potassium uptake protein produces the protein MTISRSICLGFLALITAGTLLLMLPFSHSDGHWGILSTALFTATSAVCVTGLSVVDVGQYYSGLGQFFIALMAQVGGLGYMTATTFLLLLLGRKFRLRDKLAMHQSLDTSGISGMQHLVKSIIGMTLMLEILGILLLLPVFEPDYGLGQGLWMATFHSINAFNNAGFGLLSNSFMDYATDPLLNVAITLMIILGGIGYQVLLELYLWGRDRVSQKPIRFTFSLHFKIVTSTTLFLLFLGTLSFFLTEFNNPATLGTLTVGEKLIAAWFQSVTTRTAGFNTVDLSQMTTTSLFLTIAFMFVGASPGSTGGGLKTTTLRVLVMCTRAVLQGKEEVLCYQRKIPMSLILKAIGGVMASLLTVIVATILMSLAAPTQEFLPVLFEVVSAFATVGLSIGITAQANLTTQLILVLVMYVGRVGVLMLMSALLGDPAPSTLHYPEEDLLVG, from the coding sequence ATGACCATTTCCCGATCCATCTGTTTGGGCTTTTTAGCCCTGATTACTGCCGGTACCCTGCTGCTGATGTTGCCCTTCTCCCACAGTGATGGACACTGGGGTATCCTCAGCACCGCCCTTTTCACCGCCACCTCTGCGGTCTGTGTCACCGGTCTTTCTGTGGTGGATGTGGGCCAGTACTATTCGGGCCTGGGGCAGTTTTTCATTGCCCTCATGGCCCAGGTGGGGGGGCTGGGTTATATGACCGCCACCACCTTCTTATTGCTGCTGTTGGGACGCAAATTCCGGCTGCGGGACAAATTGGCCATGCACCAGTCCCTGGATACCTCTGGGATTTCGGGAATGCAGCATTTGGTCAAATCGATCATCGGCATGACCCTGATGCTGGAAATCTTGGGGATTTTGCTGCTGCTGCCGGTGTTTGAACCAGACTATGGCCTGGGTCAGGGGTTATGGATGGCCACATTCCACAGCATCAACGCCTTTAACAATGCGGGCTTTGGCTTGCTGTCCAATAGCTTTATGGACTACGCCACCGATCCCCTGCTTAACGTTGCCATTACCCTCATGATTATTTTGGGGGGCATTGGTTATCAGGTGCTGTTGGAACTGTATCTGTGGGGCCGCGATCGCGTTTCCCAGAAGCCCATCCGTTTCACCTTTTCCCTCCACTTCAAAATCGTCACCAGCACCACCCTCTTCCTGCTGTTTTTGGGGACTCTCTCCTTTTTCCTGACGGAGTTCAACAACCCCGCCACCCTGGGCACGTTGACCGTTGGGGAAAAACTGATCGCCGCCTGGTTCCAGTCCGTCACCACCCGCACCGCTGGCTTCAATACCGTGGACTTGAGCCAGATGACCACCACCTCCCTGTTTCTGACCATTGCCTTTATGTTTGTGGGGGCCAGCCCCGGCAGCACGGGGGGCGGTCTCAAAACCACCACCCTGCGGGTTCTGGTGATGTGTACCCGTGCCGTGCTCCAGGGCAAAGAAGAGGTGTTGTGCTACCAACGCAAAATCCCCATGTCCTTGATCCTGAAGGCGATCGGCGGGGTTATGGCTTCCCTGCTGACGGTGATTGTGGCCACCATTCTCATGTCCCTGGCAGCACCCACCCAGGAATTTTTGCCGGTTTTATTTGAAGTGGTGTCAGCCTTTGCCACGGTGGGGTTATCCATCGGCATCACCGCCCAAGCTAACCTCACCACCCAACTGATTTTGGTGCTGGTGATGTATGTGGGGCGGGTGGGGGTGTTGATGTTGATGTCAGCCCTCCTAGGGGATCCAGCCCCCAGCACTCTCCACTATCCCGAAGAAGATCTGCTGGTGGGCTAA
- a CDS encoding ChaN family lipoprotein, which translates to MFYHPILGLAGVLALLSIPATHHLFGTESLPPLPPTVPALVAVAPPATPNPEAILADLAQAQVVYLGETHDRPEDHAAQLTILQALHRQNPNLILGLEMFQRPFQGVIDRYLAGSIDETSLRRDTEYDERWGFDWELYAPLLRFAQAQGIKVLALNTPTEITRKVARQGLDSITEADRRYVPAPADIDTSDPGYRAFLEEIFQQSHHGHGNSAGFENFVAAQVLWDETMAATIADHLRANPTQPVVVLMGHSHGIYGYGIPQRVQRRLGADVVQKDVVQKDVVQKDVVQKDVVQKDVVQKDVVQKDVVQKDLVQKIVLINPPPEFAAAGPGAIADYFWYTSP; encoded by the coding sequence GTGTTTTATCACCCTATCCTCGGTTTGGCGGGTGTCCTTGCCCTGCTGTCCATCCCGGCGACCCATCATCTTTTCGGCACGGAATCCTTACCGCCCCTGCCCCCAACTGTTCCGGCTCTCGTGGCAGTGGCCCCCCCCGCCACCCCAAACCCGGAGGCGATTCTGGCGGATTTGGCCCAGGCCCAGGTGGTCTATTTAGGGGAAACCCACGATCGCCCCGAAGATCATGCTGCCCAACTGACCATTCTCCAAGCCCTCCATCGGCAAAATCCAAACTTGATCTTGGGGTTGGAAATGTTTCAGCGACCCTTTCAAGGGGTGATCGATCGCTACTTAGCCGGATCGATCGACGAAACCAGCCTCCGGCGAGATACCGAATATGATGAGCGCTGGGGCTTTGACTGGGAACTGTATGCCCCCCTGCTGCGGTTTGCCCAAGCCCAGGGCATCAAGGTGTTGGCCCTCAATACCCCCACGGAGATTACCCGTAAAGTGGCTCGCCAGGGGTTGGATAGCATCACCGAGGCCGATCGTCGCTATGTTCCCGCACCCGCCGACATTGACACCAGCGATCCCGGTTATCGGGCCTTTTTAGAGGAAATTTTCCAGCAAAGCCACCATGGCCACGGCAATAGTGCCGGTTTTGAAAACTTTGTGGCGGCCCAGGTGCTATGGGATGAAACCATGGCGGCGACGATCGCCGACCATCTCCGGGCCAATCCAACCCAGCCAGTGGTGGTGCTGATGGGCCACAGCCATGGCATCTATGGCTACGGCATTCCCCAACGGGTGCAGCGACGACTGGGGGCTGATGTAGTGCAAAAAGATGTAGTGCAAAAAGATGTAGTGCAAAAAGATGTAGTGCAAAAAGATGTAGTGCAAAAAGATGTAGTGCAAAAAGATGTAGTGCAAAAAGATGTAGTGCAAAAAGATCTGGTGCAAAAAATTGTCTTGATTAACCCTCCCCCAGAGTTTGCAGCGGCGGGACCGGGGGCGATCGCAGATTACTTCTGGTACACCTCCCCCTAG
- a CDS encoding glycosyltransferase family 2 protein: MQISVVIPTYNRKPILAQCLAALEGQIIVPQEPIAGYEVIVVDDGSTDGTVDWLHHNPDFPHVRLLQQQHQGPAAARNLGVAAAQGDTIIFIDSDLVVLPDFLQCHGSALVQAQRDQGDDRCFTYGAVINTCNFENPTAEPYKITDFSAAFFATGNVAIGRSWLEKAGLFDTQFQLYGWEDLELGVRLKQLGLRLVKCPQAVGYHWHPPFSLAQIPRLIDQEQQRGRMGVLFYQKHPTWAVRMMIQMTPLHQMLWGLLSLGGWLNERRMAPLLQWLIDRGKSQLALEIARIFLNWYNVKGVYQAYGELRQGMVK, translated from the coding sequence GTGCAGATCAGTGTTGTCATTCCCACCTACAACCGCAAGCCCATCTTGGCCCAATGCCTCGCCGCCCTGGAGGGACAGATTATTGTTCCCCAGGAGCCGATCGCCGGTTATGAAGTCATCGTCGTGGATGATGGATCCACCGATGGCACCGTGGACTGGTTGCACCATAACCCCGACTTCCCCCATGTGCGCCTTCTCCAACAGCAGCACCAAGGACCGGCAGCGGCCCGCAACTTGGGGGTGGCAGCGGCCCAAGGGGATACCATTATCTTTATTGACAGTGATTTGGTGGTCTTGCCCGACTTTTTGCAATGCCATGGCAGCGCCCTGGTACAAGCCCAACGAGACCAGGGGGACGATCGCTGCTTCACCTATGGAGCCGTCATTAATACCTGTAATTTTGAGAATCCCACCGCTGAACCCTATAAAATCACAGACTTTTCCGCCGCCTTCTTTGCTACGGGCAATGTGGCCATTGGGCGATCGTGGCTGGAAAAAGCAGGACTATTTGACACCCAATTCCAGCTCTATGGCTGGGAAGATTTAGAGTTGGGGGTTCGCCTGAAGCAATTGGGCCTAAGGTTGGTGAAGTGCCCCCAGGCCGTGGGCTATCATTGGCACCCCCCCTTCAGTTTGGCCCAAATTCCCCGCCTCATTGACCAAGAACAGCAACGGGGCCGCATGGGGGTCTTGTTCTACCAGAAGCATCCCACCTGGGCCGTGCGCATGATGATCCAGATGACCCCCCTCCACCAGATGCTCTGGGGGCTGCTGTCCTTGGGGGGCTGGCTCAATGAGCGGCGCATGGCTCCCCTGTTGCAGTGGCTCATCGATCGGGGAAAATCCCAATTAGCCCTAGAAATAGCCCGGATCTTTCTCAATTGGTATAACGTCAAGGGTGTTTATCAAGCCTATGGGGAATTGCGCCAGGGTATGGTTAAATAA
- the murI gene encoding glutamate racemase has product MARQIQGDSGQGDPVVQSRLDWGSDRSHCPIGIFDSGVGGVTVLRELYNQLPQESVIYFADTARLPYGTRSPQEILQFVQEILGWMAQQGVKMVIMACNTSSALALEAVQGHYPFPVLGLILPGAKAAVRHGQRVGVIATSATVTSNAYQRAMVEAKPQIQVWQVACPQFVPLIEGNQIHSPEMRQVAQTYLQPLMDQDIDTLIYGCTHYPHLAPVLRTLLSPTVQFINPAVHVVAAAVRELDALGLRRSGVAQPTQFYTSGPAPQFATVASQWLGYQPQVQMLPLSVLQSPGAGVESGIAAAIAPTPNPTVPPLDNALSPLLT; this is encoded by the coding sequence ATGGCAAGACAAATACAGGGGGATTCAGGACAGGGGGATCCAGTAGTTCAGTCACGGCTGGATTGGGGATCCGATCGCAGTCACTGCCCCATTGGCATCTTCGATAGTGGCGTAGGGGGGGTGACGGTGTTGCGGGAGTTGTATAACCAACTGCCCCAGGAATCGGTGATCTATTTTGCCGATACTGCCCGGTTGCCCTATGGCACCCGATCGCCCCAGGAAATACTGCAATTTGTCCAGGAAATCCTCGGTTGGATGGCCCAGCAAGGGGTCAAGATGGTGATCATGGCCTGTAACACCAGCTCGGCCCTCGCCTTGGAAGCCGTGCAGGGGCACTATCCGTTTCCGGTGTTGGGGTTGATTTTGCCAGGAGCCAAGGCAGCGGTGCGCCATGGTCAGCGGGTGGGGGTCATTGCCACATCGGCCACCGTGACCAGCAACGCCTATCAACGGGCCATGGTGGAAGCCAAGCCCCAGATACAGGTGTGGCAGGTGGCCTGTCCCCAATTTGTGCCCTTGATTGAGGGTAACCAAATCCACAGTCCCGAAATGCGCCAAGTGGCCCAAACCTATCTTCAGCCCCTGATGGATCAGGACATCGACACCTTGATCTATGGTTGCACCCACTATCCCCACCTCGCCCCGGTGCTGCGTACCCTGCTATCCCCTACGGTGCAATTCATTAACCCGGCGGTTCATGTGGTGGCGGCGGCGGTGCGGGAGTTGGATGCGTTGGGGTTGCGCCGCAGTGGGGTGGCCCAGCCGACCCAGTTCTACACCAGTGGCCCTGCTCCCCAGTTTGCCACCGTCGCCAGCCAGTGGTTGGGCTATCAGCCCCAGGTGCAGATGCTGCCGTTGTCGGTGTTGCAGTCCCCTGGGGCTGGGGTGGAGTCTGGCATCGCTGCGGCGATCGCCCCCACTCCTAACCCTACTGTCCCGCCCTTGGATAATGCCCTTTCCCCGCTGCTGACCTAA
- a CDS encoding TIGR04283 family arsenosugar biosynthesis glycosyltransferase, whose amino-acid sequence MSQRLIIFTRYPHAGSTKTRLIPALGATGAADLQRQMTEHTLAQARALRQHQGVDLEVRYTGADGETLARWLGSDVDYQPQGDGDLGDRMAAGFAAAFAAGYQAVVTIGIDCPDLDTPILTQAFAALSAQDLVLGPAIDGGYYLIGLRQAIPALFQNMAWGTDQVLADTLGRASQAQMSVTQLPLLHDIDRPEDLVIWDRFPRMQIPTLSVIIPTLNEAPHLERTLEPLHQAGVEILVVDGGSRDGTPDLARRLGAKVLETTPGRAQQMNLGASHAQGSLLLFLHGDTRLPSDFVQQVQVTLAQPKVVAGAFRLHIAGAGWCLRWVEWGTQVRSHYCQLPYGDQGLFLWRSTFEAVGQFADLPIMEDFELVQRLQSQGRIALAPAVVQTSDRRWRTLGVLRTTVINQAMILGYGLGIDPHRLARFYRGRSAS is encoded by the coding sequence GTGTCCCAACGCCTGATTATCTTCACCCGCTACCCCCACGCGGGCAGCACCAAAACCCGCCTCATTCCCGCCCTGGGAGCCACGGGAGCCGCTGACCTCCAGCGCCAAATGACGGAGCATACCCTGGCCCAGGCCCGTGCCCTGCGCCAGCATCAGGGGGTGGATTTGGAGGTGCGCTACACCGGAGCCGATGGGGAGACCCTGGCCCGGTGGTTGGGGTCCGATGTGGACTACCAGCCCCAGGGGGATGGGGATTTGGGCGATCGCATGGCGGCAGGGTTTGCCGCAGCCTTTGCAGCGGGCTACCAAGCCGTGGTCACCATTGGCATTGACTGCCCGGATTTGGATACCCCCATTCTGACCCAAGCCTTTGCCGCCCTCAGTGCCCAGGATCTGGTGCTGGGACCGGCCATCGATGGGGGCTACTACCTGATTGGTCTGCGCCAAGCCATCCCCGCCCTGTTCCAAAATATGGCCTGGGGGACGGATCAGGTATTGGCGGACACCCTGGGGCGGGCCAGCCAAGCCCAGATGTCGGTGACCCAATTGCCGCTGCTCCACGACATCGATCGCCCCGAAGATCTGGTGATCTGGGATCGCTTCCCCCGGATGCAAATCCCCACCCTGTCGGTGATTATCCCCACCCTCAACGAAGCCCCCCACCTGGAACGCACTCTGGAACCCCTCCACCAAGCCGGGGTGGAAATCCTGGTGGTGGATGGGGGCAGCCGGGATGGGACCCCTGATCTGGCGCGGCGGCTGGGGGCCAAGGTGCTGGAAACCACCCCCGGACGCGCCCAGCAAATGAACCTGGGGGCTAGCCATGCCCAAGGCTCCCTGTTGCTGTTTCTCCATGGGGATACCCGGTTGCCGTCGGACTTTGTGCAGCAGGTGCAGGTGACCCTGGCCCAACCCAAGGTGGTGGCGGGGGCGTTTCGGTTGCACATTGCCGGGGCGGGTTGGTGTCTGCGCTGGGTGGAGTGGGGAACCCAGGTGCGCTCCCACTATTGCCAGCTACCCTATGGGGATCAAGGGCTGTTTCTGTGGCGATCGACCTTTGAAGCCGTGGGGCAGTTTGCCGATCTGCCCATTATGGAAGATTTTGAGTTGGTGCAACGGCTCCAAAGCCAGGGCCGCATTGCATTGGCCCCAGCGGTAGTGCAAACCTCCGATCGCCGCTGGCGCACCCTAGGGGTTCTGCGCACGACGGTGATCAATCAAGCCATGATCCTCGGCTATGGTCTCGGCATCGATCCCCACCGCCTCGCCCGCTTCTATCGGGGGCGATCGGCCTCCTGA
- a CDS encoding DUF3143 domain-containing protein, which translates to MALPPPNTPLYNHTLPALERWLQEQGCESHGSERNRWLLCHDDWQAEIQLDVTDIVVCYLKAGADGRDIQRAFPYSLSRMDIEAAIFGGP; encoded by the coding sequence ATGGCCCTTCCGCCCCCCAATACCCCCCTATATAACCACACCCTGCCCGCCTTAGAGCGCTGGCTTCAGGAACAGGGGTGCGAGTCCCATGGCTCCGAGCGCAACCGTTGGCTGTTGTGCCATGACGACTGGCAAGCAGAAATTCAGTTGGATGTAACCGATATCGTGGTCTGTTACCTCAAAGCGGGCGCGGATGGGCGAGACATCCAACGGGCTTTTCCCTATTCCCTATCCCGTATGGATATCGAGGCGGCTATTTTTGGGGGACCCTAG